From Novosphingobium decolorationis, one genomic window encodes:
- a CDS encoding MarR family winged helix-turn-helix transcriptional regulator: MRTSQNAPDPREDALRLDRQLCFQFYAASNLIGRLYAPVLARLNLTYPQYLVMLVLWEEDGQTVGAIGKRLHLDTGTLTPLLKRMEALGHLVRQRDREDERRMRVSLTASGKALREEALHVPEIMTRGQDLEELDALRRTLAGVVEALGGGKAPV, translated from the coding sequence ATGCGAACGTCCCAGAATGCCCCTGACCCGCGTGAGGACGCTTTGCGCCTCGATCGCCAGCTGTGCTTCCAGTTCTACGCGGCGAGCAACCTGATCGGCAGGCTCTACGCCCCGGTGCTCGCGCGGCTGAACCTGACCTATCCGCAATACCTCGTCATGCTGGTGCTGTGGGAAGAAGACGGGCAGACCGTAGGGGCCATCGGCAAGCGGCTGCATCTCGATACCGGAACGCTGACGCCTCTTCTCAAGCGCATGGAGGCCCTGGGGCACCTCGTGCGTCAGCGCGACCGGGAGGACGAGCGCCGCATGCGCGTCTCGCTGACCGCAAGCGGAAAGGCGCTGCGCGAAGAGGCGCTCCACGTCCCGGAAATCATGACCCGGGGGCAGGACCTGGAAGAACTCGACGCGCTGCGCCGCACACTCGCAGGCGTCGTCGAGGCGCTTGGCGGGGGGAAGGCCCCGGTCTGA
- a CDS encoding TonB-dependent receptor — MSTVAFAPLVLGGTQAAHAQATAPAAQQGPAQSGLGDIVVTARKRKESALDVPIAISALSGEDIQSLNVQTVEDLTAVTPGMNLNNSITGSGRSDRSQTALIIRGMAPSRGNRTSSTFINGIQVSDGTVTGVFDFERVEVLKGPQSAYFGRQTFAGAINMVTAEPTDYFTGYVSGLAGTDDYYDLRGAVGGPIIQDVLSFRATGRYFTRDGSWKNNAEPGKTLGDQSTRSGTLQLKFTPSHNFTVNLFGMVANDDDGPGATGVILGSQSNCNLGAQDLPYFCGTLPGLLPGQPSARTEVNAGVANMLENYSPIMNQDEQIDHFGMTRDSNHFSGVAEYVTEGGTSITSLTGVNRNSWTVLYPLNAYASPYENTFTSGEFAQEYTDWPLMIQHEQKDFSQEVRIASNQDGRFRWMFGGSYLWAKGYEGYSEIYYFTGINSAFSSTSENKTWGGFLGLSYDLTDQLTVDFDARYQSDKVISRTGDTDDIVYQRTYNSFLPRVSLRYKPDLDTMVYATYSRGVNPGLGLDPLESADPAFVDDLIAMGVTRGVSPEYLDNFEVGFKGRFFNDRLIVSGDVYYDIWTDKITEQTLIIPNNSGGMPEISWFFTNMGKVTLKGIELDLTARPIDALTLTARGAINDTNIDEGLCSTCAQLTGSDDVSGQSLPFVSKYSAQVNAEFAQAFAPMPDYEWYLRSELSYKSGVYESEGNFAKTDASTKVNFRVGLRSDNVWIEGFVTNAFNDKTYTSVQPNWDLSNPNATFQEKDVMYVGLPQLRTWGARIRYDF; from the coding sequence TTGTCGACAGTCGCATTCGCGCCGCTGGTTCTCGGGGGAACCCAGGCGGCCCATGCCCAGGCCACGGCGCCTGCGGCCCAGCAGGGCCCCGCGCAGTCCGGGCTTGGCGACATCGTCGTGACCGCGCGCAAGCGCAAGGAAAGCGCGCTCGATGTTCCCATCGCGATCAGCGCGCTTTCGGGCGAGGACATCCAGTCGCTCAACGTCCAGACGGTCGAGGATCTGACCGCGGTGACGCCGGGCATGAACCTCAACAACTCGATCACCGGTTCGGGCCGCTCGGACCGCAGCCAGACTGCTCTCATCATCCGCGGCATGGCGCCTTCGCGCGGCAACCGCACCAGCTCGACCTTCATCAACGGCATCCAGGTCTCGGACGGCACCGTGACGGGCGTGTTCGACTTCGAACGCGTGGAGGTGCTGAAGGGCCCGCAGAGCGCCTACTTCGGCCGCCAGACCTTTGCCGGCGCGATCAACATGGTGACCGCCGAGCCGACCGACTACTTCACCGGCTATGTCAGCGGCCTTGCCGGCACGGACGACTATTACGACCTGCGCGGCGCGGTCGGCGGGCCGATCATCCAGGACGTCCTGAGCTTCCGCGCGACGGGCCGCTACTTCACGCGGGACGGCTCGTGGAAGAACAACGCCGAGCCGGGCAAGACGCTGGGCGATCAGAGCACCCGCAGCGGCACGCTGCAGCTCAAGTTCACGCCGAGCCACAACTTTACCGTCAACCTGTTCGGCATGGTTGCCAACGACGATGACGGGCCGGGCGCCACCGGCGTGATCCTGGGCTCGCAGTCGAACTGCAACCTGGGCGCGCAGGACCTGCCCTACTTCTGCGGCACGCTGCCGGGCCTGCTGCCCGGCCAGCCCAGCGCGCGCACCGAGGTCAATGCGGGCGTCGCCAACATGCTCGAGAACTACTCACCGATCATGAACCAGGACGAGCAGATCGACCACTTCGGCATGACGCGGGACAGCAACCACTTCAGCGGCGTTGCCGAATACGTCACCGAAGGGGGCACCTCGATCACCAGTCTGACCGGCGTGAACCGCAATTCCTGGACGGTGCTCTATCCGCTCAACGCCTATGCCTCGCCCTACGAGAACACCTTTACCTCGGGCGAATTCGCGCAGGAGTACACCGACTGGCCGCTGATGATCCAGCACGAGCAGAAGGACTTCTCGCAGGAAGTGCGCATCGCCTCGAACCAGGACGGTCGCTTCCGCTGGATGTTCGGGGGCAGTTACCTGTGGGCCAAGGGCTACGAAGGCTACTCGGAGATCTACTACTTCACCGGGATCAACAGCGCCTTCTCGTCCACCAGCGAGAACAAGACCTGGGGCGGGTTCCTGGGGCTGTCCTATGACCTCACCGACCAGCTGACCGTCGACTTCGACGCGCGCTACCAGTCGGACAAGGTCATCAGCCGCACCGGCGATACCGATGACATCGTCTACCAGCGCACCTACAACAGCTTCCTGCCGCGCGTCAGCCTGCGCTACAAGCCCGACCTCGACACCATGGTCTACGCCACCTACTCGCGCGGCGTGAACCCGGGGCTGGGGCTCGACCCGCTGGAATCGGCCGATCCCGCCTTTGTCGACGACCTCATCGCAATGGGCGTGACCCGCGGCGTCAGCCCGGAATACCTCGACAACTTCGAGGTCGGCTTCAAGGGGCGTTTCTTCAACGACCGGCTGATCGTCTCGGGCGATGTCTACTACGACATCTGGACCGACAAGATCACCGAGCAGACCCTGATCATTCCCAACAACAGCGGCGGCATGCCCGAGATCTCGTGGTTCTTCACGAACATGGGCAAGGTGACGCTGAAGGGTATCGAGCTTGACCTGACGGCGCGTCCGATCGATGCCCTCACGCTGACCGCGCGCGGGGCGATCAACGACACCAACATCGATGAAGGCCTGTGCTCGACCTGCGCGCAGCTGACCGGTTCGGACGACGTCTCGGGCCAGAGCCTGCCGTTCGTCTCGAAGTACTCGGCACAGGTGAACGCGGAATTCGCGCAGGCCTTCGCGCCGATGCCGGACTACGAATGGTACCTGCGCTCGGAGCTGTCCTACAAGTCGGGCGTCTACGAGAGCGAAGGCAACTTCGCCAAGACCGACGCCTCGACCAAGGTCAACTTCCGCGTGGGCCTGCGTTCGGACAACGTGTGGATCGAGGGCTTTGTCACCAACGCCTTCAACGACAAGACCTACACCAGCGTGCAGCCCAACTGGGACCTGTCGAACCCGAACGCGACCTTCCAGGAGAAGGACGTGATGTACGTGGGCCTTCCGCAGCTGCGGACCTGGGGCGCGCGTATCCGCTACGACTTCTGA
- a CDS encoding PAS domain-containing protein has translation MDPDSLIASSRVAAVVSDPRRADNPIVACNEAFLELTGYARDEVIGRNCRFLRGRGTEPEQAAMLREAVAETRPAMVELINYRKDGSAFRNAVMVAPLFDEEGDLQFFLGSQMAIDDTEASRHQQARTRIEGLSRRQRQILRALAQGQLNKQIAYELGVTERTVKMHRAAVLRALDVRTVAEAIRIAIEAGF, from the coding sequence ATGGATCCCGATTCCCTGATTGCGAGCAGCCGCGTCGCCGCCGTCGTCAGCGACCCGCGACGGGCCGACAATCCGATTGTCGCCTGCAACGAGGCCTTCCTCGAGCTGACGGGTTACGCACGTGACGAGGTGATCGGGCGCAACTGCCGTTTCCTGCGCGGGCGCGGCACCGAACCCGAACAGGCCGCGATGCTGCGCGAGGCTGTCGCCGAAACCCGGCCCGCGATGGTCGAGCTCATCAACTACCGCAAGGACGGCAGCGCCTTTCGCAACGCGGTGATGGTCGCCCCCCTGTTCGACGAGGAAGGGGACCTGCAGTTCTTCCTGGGCTCGCAGATGGCCATCGACGATACCGAGGCCAGCCGCCACCAGCAGGCCCGCACCCGGATCGAGGGCCTGTCCCGGCGTCAGCGCCAGATCCTGCGCGCATTGGCGCAGGGGCAGCTCAACAAGCAGATCGCCTACGAGCTTGGCGTGACCGAACGCACGGTCAAGATGCACCGCGCTGCCGTGCTGCGCGCGCTCGATGTCCGCACGGTGGCCGAAGCCATACGCATCGCCATCGAGGCCGGTTTCTGA
- a CDS encoding TonB-dependent receptor: MRHVTLLAGSAALFLPYSGALAAPPRDTDILVTGEREEVARASDLASAPARVLAGEALEEERSQSLGETLARLPGVQNSYQGPLAGRPQIRGQAGNRVALRLNGLALDDMSGITGDHAAPIEPFLADVIEVLNGSAGVLYGGHAIGGAVNLRDGRIPRSAAKAPLSGRAQVSGGFNTPVTAMARLDGGKDDFAWHADMLYRHAGDFDIPGLAKADECRSWADLVTNVTLQGICQVRTASPQWAYDPDQGRYVDATPAEQQIIEDPAPGRKGKLVNSGLETVAVNLGASHVGSQGYFGLAAGYYRSDYGVPGFQSVTPASPSPSPIAIAAEQLRLDIDGVLYAPLPGLAAVRLRAGSVRSHDRERIDGNDASAFEIHSDTVRLELTQAALGPLTGVLGGEVNHRKLETRSDTAYLPSVETTKLALFALERLTIGPVRLSAGGRHDWIEQDLDETSLRDGRGLGVSYAQDRDFRLWNAFGALRVTPLSWLHLDARYALGERAPEVNELYANGNHFASLSDEQGDGRLRKERSQTWELGGTLDLTPFTLSVTGYRVNYEDYIYLGNTGISRTLPVREWRQGDTRFKGIEGEATLRVPQVGPGDLELHVFADHVLGKPRFHAPDDYSPFNFDYPSNAQWTAEYYRRQLDGEYLPRMPVSRYGADAALSGARWRVSAGTVHFARQTRFSQDETASPGYWLVDAHARYKLPLSAHDIEIFVDATNLTNTEARAHNSPLRYRAPLVGRAVTLGARAAF; encoded by the coding sequence ATGCGACACGTTACCCTGCTGGCCGGTTCGGCAGCTCTCTTTCTTCCCTATTCCGGAGCGCTGGCCGCTCCGCCCCGCGACACCGACATCCTCGTTACCGGAGAGCGCGAAGAGGTCGCCCGCGCGAGCGACCTTGCCAGCGCCCCGGCCCGCGTGCTTGCCGGCGAGGCGCTGGAGGAGGAGCGCTCGCAATCGCTGGGCGAGACGCTTGCCCGGTTGCCCGGGGTCCAGAACAGCTACCAGGGCCCCCTTGCCGGGCGGCCCCAGATTCGCGGGCAGGCCGGCAACCGCGTCGCGCTGCGCCTCAATGGCCTCGCGCTCGACGACATGTCGGGCATCACCGGGGACCATGCCGCGCCCATCGAGCCCTTCCTCGCCGACGTGATCGAGGTCCTCAATGGCAGTGCCGGCGTGCTCTACGGTGGCCACGCCATCGGCGGCGCGGTCAACCTGCGCGATGGACGCATTCCCCGCAGCGCCGCAAAGGCCCCTCTGTCCGGGCGGGCGCAAGTGAGCGGAGGGTTCAACACGCCGGTCACCGCCATGGCCCGGCTCGACGGCGGGAAGGACGACTTCGCCTGGCACGCCGACATGCTCTATCGCCATGCCGGTGACTTCGACATTCCCGGCCTCGCCAAGGCCGACGAATGCCGCAGCTGGGCGGACCTGGTGACGAACGTCACCTTGCAGGGCATCTGCCAGGTGCGCACCGCAAGCCCGCAGTGGGCCTATGACCCGGACCAGGGCCGCTACGTCGATGCAACGCCTGCCGAGCAGCAGATCATCGAGGACCCGGCGCCGGGCCGCAAGGGCAAGCTCGTCAACAGCGGGCTCGAGACAGTCGCGGTCAACCTGGGCGCCAGCCATGTCGGCAGCCAGGGCTATTTCGGGCTCGCGGCGGGCTACTATCGCAGTGACTATGGCGTTCCCGGCTTCCAGTCGGTCACGCCCGCGAGCCCTTCCCCCTCGCCCATCGCCATCGCGGCCGAGCAGCTGCGCCTTGATATCGACGGGGTCCTCTATGCGCCGCTGCCGGGCCTTGCCGCCGTGCGCCTGCGTGCAGGTTCGGTGCGCAGCCACGATCGCGAGCGGATCGACGGCAACGACGCCAGCGCCTTCGAAATCCACTCCGACACCGTCCGGCTGGAACTGACCCAGGCCGCGCTCGGCCCGCTCACGGGCGTCCTCGGCGGCGAGGTCAACCACCGCAAGCTGGAGACCCGCAGCGACACGGCCTACCTGCCCAGTGTCGAGACGACGAAGCTTGCGCTCTTCGCGCTGGAACGTCTGACCATCGGCCCTGTGCGCCTGAGCGCAGGCGGCCGCCATGACTGGATTGAGCAGGACCTCGACGAGACCAGCCTGCGCGATGGCCGCGGGCTCGGCGTCAGCTACGCCCAGGACCGCGACTTCCGACTGTGGAACGCCTTTGGCGCTCTGCGCGTGACGCCGCTCTCCTGGCTGCACCTCGATGCCCGCTACGCGCTGGGCGAGCGCGCGCCCGAGGTCAACGAGCTCTACGCCAACGGCAACCACTTCGCCTCGCTGTCCGATGAGCAGGGCGATGGACGCCTGCGCAAGGAGCGCTCACAGACCTGGGAACTGGGCGGAACGCTGGACCTCACGCCGTTCACGCTCTCGGTGACCGGCTACCGGGTGAATTATGAGGACTACATCTACCTCGGCAACACCGGCATCAGCCGCACCCTGCCGGTGCGTGAGTGGCGCCAGGGCGACACGCGCTTCAAGGGCATCGAAGGCGAGGCGACCTTGCGCGTGCCGCAGGTCGGCCCGGGCGATCTGGAACTCCATGTCTTTGCCGACCACGTGCTGGGTAAGCCCCGCTTCCACGCCCCCGACGACTACAGCCCGTTCAACTTCGACTATCCCTCGAACGCGCAGTGGACCGCCGAATACTACCGCCGCCAGCTCGATGGCGAATACCTGCCGCGCATGCCGGTTTCGCGCTACGGCGCCGATGCTGCGCTCTCCGGCGCGCGCTGGCGCGTCTCGGCGGGCACGGTCCATTTTGCCCGGCAGACCCGCTTCTCGCAGGATGAAACCGCAAGCCCCGGCTACTGGCTGGTTGATGCCCATGCCCGCTACAAGCTGCCGCTGAGCGCGCACGACATCGAGATCTTCGTGGACGCCACGAACCTCACCAACACCGAGGCCCGCGCGCACAACAGCCCCCTGCGCTACCGCGCCCCGCTGGTCGGACGTGCGGTCACGCTGGGCGCCCGCGCCGCCTTCTAG
- a CDS encoding beta-glucosidase family protein, producing the protein MALDLPGLAQVPEGAHPAVGYVPPIPRLGLPALYETDASLGVTNPSEVRKGDWSTALPASISLAATFSPELAERGGAVVGQEARAKGFNVVLGGGSNLIREPRNGRNFEYLSEDPLLTGLMAAGSIRGIQSQKVVSTIKHMALNAQETLRMTLDAHIAEPALRESDLLAFQIAIEQSAPGAVMCGYNLVNGQYDCENEFLLNTVLKEDWGYKGWVMSDWGAVHSLQSVVNGMDQQSGSQLDPDVYVGAPLREAVAEGRIPEARVSEAVRRILRSVYAVGADAPFPSEPAPIDYAAHARVAREAGTAGIVLLKNAEDILPLAASAKSIAVIGGHADMGVMTGGGSSQVTPEGEVATLPIGGRESWGGWAKAVYFPSSPLKALKEALPDTQVEFDSGYYHQSAASFAARKEIAIVFVTAWSGEALDGSLTLPEGQDALIEAVAAANPNTVVVIQSGNPIKMPWLDKVKGVIEAWYPGQEGGAAIADILTGKANPSGHLPVTFPRDESQLVRPEIPGLGEPEGTRLVVEYTEGADVGYRWYAAKGLSPLFPFGHGLSYTRFAHEDLRVEPAPGGAPMASVSVRNIGAKAGADVVQLYLTSGPNGATRRLVGFQRVDLAPGEARKVEIALDPRLLANWTDGAFVQAAGRYTFAAGHSAQDLGTPVEVTLKERTLGR; encoded by the coding sequence ATGGCGCTGGACCTGCCCGGCCTCGCGCAGGTCCCTGAAGGCGCGCATCCGGCGGTCGGCTACGTCCCGCCGATCCCGCGCCTTGGCCTGCCCGCGCTCTACGAGACCGACGCCAGCCTTGGCGTCACCAACCCTTCCGAGGTCCGCAAGGGCGACTGGTCGACGGCTCTGCCCGCCAGCATCTCGCTGGCCGCGACCTTCTCGCCCGAGCTGGCCGAGCGGGGCGGCGCCGTGGTCGGCCAGGAAGCCCGCGCCAAGGGGTTCAACGTCGTGCTCGGCGGGGGCAGCAACCTCATCCGCGAACCGCGCAACGGCCGCAATTTCGAGTACCTGAGCGAAGACCCACTGCTTACAGGGCTCATGGCCGCCGGATCGATCCGCGGCATCCAGAGCCAGAAGGTCGTCTCCACGATCAAGCACATGGCTCTCAACGCGCAGGAGACGCTGCGCATGACGCTCGATGCCCACATTGCCGAACCGGCCCTTCGCGAAAGCGACCTGCTCGCCTTCCAGATCGCCATCGAGCAAAGCGCGCCGGGCGCGGTGATGTGCGGCTACAACCTCGTCAACGGCCAGTACGACTGCGAGAACGAGTTCCTGCTCAACACGGTGCTCAAGGAGGACTGGGGCTACAAGGGCTGGGTCATGTCCGATTGGGGCGCGGTGCATAGCCTCCAGTCGGTGGTCAACGGGATGGACCAGCAGTCGGGCTCCCAGCTCGACCCCGATGTCTACGTCGGCGCCCCCTTGCGCGAGGCCGTCGCCGAGGGGCGCATCCCCGAGGCGCGCGTATCCGAGGCAGTGCGCCGCATCCTGCGCTCGGTCTACGCGGTGGGCGCGGACGCGCCGTTTCCCAGCGAGCCCGCTCCCATCGACTACGCTGCCCATGCCAGGGTCGCGCGCGAGGCCGGGACTGCGGGTATCGTCCTTCTCAAGAACGCCGAGGATATCCTGCCTCTTGCCGCCAGCGCAAAGTCGATCGCGGTGATCGGCGGTCATGCCGACATGGGTGTCATGACCGGCGGCGGATCGAGCCAGGTCACGCCTGAAGGCGAGGTTGCGACCCTGCCCATCGGCGGGCGCGAGAGCTGGGGCGGCTGGGCCAAGGCCGTCTACTTCCCCTCCTCCCCGCTGAAGGCCCTGAAAGAAGCCCTGCCCGACACGCAGGTGGAGTTCGACAGCGGTTACTACCACCAATCCGCCGCCAGCTTCGCCGCGCGCAAGGAGATCGCGATCGTCTTCGTCACGGCCTGGTCGGGCGAGGCGCTCGACGGCAGCCTGACCCTACCCGAGGGCCAGGACGCGCTGATCGAGGCGGTTGCCGCGGCCAATCCCAACACCGTGGTCGTCATCCAGTCGGGCAACCCGATCAAGATGCCCTGGCTGGACAAGGTCAAGGGCGTAATCGAGGCCTGGTATCCGGGGCAGGAAGGCGGGGCCGCCATTGCCGACATCCTCACCGGCAAGGCCAATCCCTCGGGCCATCTGCCCGTCACCTTCCCGCGTGACGAGAGCCAGCTGGTCCGCCCGGAAATCCCGGGCCTTGGCGAACCTGAAGGCACGCGCCTTGTCGTCGAGTACACCGAAGGCGCGGATGTCGGGTACCGCTGGTACGCCGCGAAAGGCCTGAGCCCGCTGTTCCCCTTCGGACATGGCCTGAGCTACACCCGCTTCGCCCATGAGGACCTGCGCGTGGAGCCGGCTCCCGGCGGCGCGCCCATGGCCTCCGTCTCGGTGCGCAACATAGGGGCAAAGGCCGGAGCCGATGTGGTGCAGCTCTATCTCACCTCGGGTCCGAACGGGGCAACGCGCCGCCTTGTCGGCTTCCAGCGCGTGGACCTGGCGCCGGGCGAAGCCCGCAAGGTGGAGATCGCCCTTGACCCACGTCTGCTCGCCAACTGGACGGACGGGGCCTTCGTCCAGGCGGCCGGGCGCTACACGTTCGCCGCGGGCCATTCCGCGCAGGACCTGGGCACCCCGGTCGAAGTTACACTGAAGGAACGCACGCTCGGCCGCTAA
- a CDS encoding NAD-dependent succinate-semialdehyde dehydrogenase, with product MSEQRIKTVNPLTEEVLDTYAYMSDAQATKVVEDCHQAFLDWRLQSLEARAEVIRAIGTALRERKDELATLMTRETGKLIGDSRDEVDLCAAICDYSADEGPKALADEEREVDGATAIVTHAPIGVVYGIQPWNFPAYQAVRYSIASLMAGNGVLLKHAENCTGSGLLLREIYEQAGLPEGLFGVLCITHEQSDAIIENDLVRGVTMTGSDKAGRHIAAKAGAQVKKTVLELGSNDAYLVLDDADLDLAVDTCVQGRLYNNGQTCVNAKRFIVTEANYDAFVQRYARKFGAIVLGDPTDENTQLGPLVSRSQRDQLHEQVTKSVEKGARLVVGGEVPERKGWFYPATVLADVAPGQPAYEDELFGPAAAIIKAKDDGEAMRIANSSRYGLGGGIFSRDVERARELAKTHFDTGMVFINTFDIATPNLPFGGVKSSGYGREHGPEGLKEFVNIKSIKIAR from the coding sequence ATGAGCGAACAACGCATCAAGACCGTCAATCCCCTCACCGAAGAGGTGCTGGATACCTACGCCTACATGAGCGACGCGCAGGCGACCAAGGTCGTCGAAGACTGCCACCAGGCCTTCCTCGACTGGCGCCTGCAGAGCCTTGAAGCCCGCGCCGAGGTGATCCGCGCCATCGGCACGGCCCTGCGCGAGCGCAAGGACGAGCTGGCCACGCTGATGACGCGCGAGACCGGCAAGCTGATCGGCGATAGCCGCGACGAGGTCGATCTGTGCGCGGCGATCTGCGACTACAGCGCGGACGAAGGCCCCAAGGCGCTGGCCGATGAAGAGCGCGAGGTCGACGGCGCCACGGCCATCGTCACCCACGCGCCCATCGGTGTCGTCTACGGCATCCAGCCCTGGAACTTCCCGGCCTACCAGGCGGTGCGCTACTCGATCGCCAGCCTGATGGCGGGCAATGGCGTTCTCCTCAAGCACGCCGAGAACTGCACCGGCAGCGGGCTCCTGCTGCGCGAGATCTACGAGCAGGCGGGCCTTCCCGAAGGGCTCTTCGGGGTCCTGTGCATCACGCACGAACAGTCCGACGCGATCATCGAGAATGACCTGGTGCGCGGCGTGACGATGACCGGCAGCGACAAGGCCGGGCGCCACATCGCGGCCAAGGCGGGCGCACAGGTCAAGAAGACCGTGCTCGAACTGGGCTCGAACGATGCCTATCTCGTGCTCGACGATGCCGACCTCGATCTCGCGGTCGACACCTGCGTGCAGGGCCGCCTTTATAACAACGGCCAGACCTGCGTGAACGCCAAGCGCTTCATCGTGACCGAGGCGAACTACGACGCCTTCGTGCAGCGCTACGCCAGGAAGTTCGGCGCGATCGTGCTGGGCGATCCGACCGACGAGAACACGCAGCTTGGTCCGCTTGTCAGCCGCAGCCAGCGCGACCAGCTGCACGAGCAGGTCACCAAGAGCGTGGAGAAGGGCGCGCGCCTTGTCGTCGGTGGCGAAGTGCCCGAGCGCAAGGGCTGGTTCTACCCCGCCACCGTCCTTGCCGATGTCGCCCCGGGCCAGCCCGCCTACGAGGACGAGCTGTTTGGCCCGGCCGCCGCGATCATCAAGGCGAAGGACGATGGCGAGGCCATGCGCATCGCCAATTCCAGCCGCTACGGCCTTGGCGGGGGTATCTTCAGCCGCGATGTCGAGCGCGCCCGCGAACTGGCAAAGACCCACTTCGACACCGGCATGGTGTTCATCAACACCTTCGACATTGCCACGCCCAACCTGCCCTTCGGCGGGGTGAAGAGCTCGGGCTATGGCCGCGAGCACGGGCCCGAGGGCCTCAAGGAGTTCGTCAACATCAAGTCGATCAAGATCGCCCGCTGA
- a CDS encoding dihydrolipoyl dehydrogenase, whose protein sequence is MGETLHCDVAVIGAGTAGLAAERAARANGASTLLIDPAFNGTTCATVGCMPSKLLIAAAHRARAVRTAGPFGIGVGDVAIDGPAVLQRVRDERDRFARLTRQSFKDLPAGIAIKARTRFTAPGRLALDDGRCVAADRVIIATGSSPVLPPAFAALGDRVRTSDTIFEMDDLPRRLAVVGSGAIGLELAQAFAHLGVETTLFDRAERMGGLRCARVHERLQAIIAADLDLKLGVEVTPHAEENSARIEWSDGEDEAGEAQYDLVLAALGRAPQLTDLDLDAAGIACDDKGVPFHDRRTMRCGDSAVFLAGDVASDLPLLHEASHDGAIAGRNAAAFPAPVTAERHVPFSMIFTEPTVATIGAAEDEGAVTGTADFDDQGRARVEGRNAGLLTLHAAAPDGRLIGADMVAPAGEHLAHMLAWAIQEGRTASELLSLPFYHPTIEEGLKNALRTICQATPIDLPQDQDAGTPPGA, encoded by the coding sequence ATGGGCGAGACGCTCCATTGCGACGTCGCGGTGATCGGGGCCGGTACCGCCGGCCTCGCAGCCGAACGCGCCGCGCGCGCCAATGGCGCCTCGACCCTCCTGATCGATCCGGCCTTCAACGGGACGACCTGCGCCACTGTCGGCTGCATGCCCTCCAAGCTCCTCATCGCCGCGGCGCACCGGGCCCGCGCGGTGAGGACGGCAGGCCCCTTCGGTATCGGGGTTGGCGATGTCGCGATCGACGGCCCCGCCGTCCTGCAGCGGGTGCGTGATGAGCGCGACCGCTTTGCTCGCCTGACGCGCCAGTCCTTCAAGGACCTGCCCGCCGGTATCGCGATCAAGGCCCGCACCCGCTTCACCGCGCCGGGGCGTCTGGCGCTTGACGACGGGCGCTGTGTCGCGGCGGACCGGGTCATCATCGCCACCGGCTCTTCTCCGGTCCTGCCCCCCGCTTTCGCGGCGCTGGGGGACAGGGTTCGGACCAGCGACACCATCTTCGAGATGGACGATCTGCCGCGCCGCCTCGCGGTCGTGGGATCGGGCGCCATTGGTCTGGAACTGGCCCAGGCCTTCGCGCACTTGGGCGTGGAAACCACGCTGTTCGACCGCGCCGAACGTATGGGCGGCCTTCGCTGCGCGCGGGTGCACGAACGCTTGCAGGCCATCATCGCAGCGGATCTCGACCTCAAGCTCGGGGTCGAGGTGACACCCCACGCCGAAGAGAACAGCGCGCGGATCGAGTGGTCCGATGGTGAAGACGAGGCGGGCGAAGCGCAGTACGATCTCGTGCTCGCCGCGCTGGGTCGGGCCCCTCAGCTAACCGACCTTGATCTCGATGCAGCGGGGATCGCCTGCGATGACAAGGGCGTCCCCTTCCACGATCGGCGCACCATGCGCTGCGGCGACAGCGCGGTGTTCCTCGCTGGCGACGTCGCGTCCGACCTCCCCCTGTTGCACGAAGCCTCGCACGACGGGGCCATCGCCGGGCGCAACGCAGCGGCCTTCCCCGCTCCCGTGACGGCCGAGCGCCATGTCCCCTTCAGCATGATCTTCACTGAGCCCACGGTCGCGACCATTGGCGCAGCTGAGGACGAGGGCGCGGTCACCGGCACCGCCGACTTCGATGACCAGGGCCGCGCCCGTGTCGAAGGCCGCAACGCCGGCCTGCTCACCCTCCACGCCGCGGCGCCCGACGGGCGGCTGATCGGCGCCGACATGGTCGCACCCGCAGGCGAGCACTTGGCGCACATGCTGGCCTGGGCGATCCAGGAAGGGCGCACGGCGAGCGAACTCCTCTCCCTCCCCTTCTACCACCCCACCATCGAGGAAGGCCTCAAGAACGCGCTGCGCACGATCTGCCAGGCTACGCCCATCGACCTTCCCCAGGACCAGGACGCCGGCACCCCGCCCGGCGCCTGA